The following proteins come from a genomic window of Blastococcus sp. HT6-30:
- a CDS encoding ABC transporter permease, whose product MTAIRRLGASLLAPALAVVVAIVITTLVILAIGQHPGTALQVLFDFGDSPSQQTQAIVVILNRAVPLFLAGLAVSVAFRMGLFNIGVEGQYRMATVIAAGAGAAVVLPAPLHLLLIMVVAMAVGAFWAGIVAVLKVTRGVSEVISSIMLNFIALGTASYLLTGPLRGSEAGAAIITTTDIPESGRFPALNGVFDVLGLAQPRTQLYGFLLVAVVVGVVVSVLIRRTRFGFDLRATGLSPSAATASGIDARAMVIKTMLISGAIAGLIGLPDLLGRTYHFGTEFTAGLGFLGIAVALLGRNNPLGIAFAALLFAFLDRAAVPLQFADIPASVVTIIQGTIVLSVVVANEVARQVTRRRAGRDSGQGDTGTAAGGTSAGPEGPIGTRITDDRQGAGA is encoded by the coding sequence GTGACCGCGATCCGCCGGCTCGGCGCGTCCCTGCTCGCGCCGGCCCTCGCCGTGGTCGTCGCGATCGTCATCACGACGCTGGTCATCCTCGCGATCGGTCAGCACCCGGGCACCGCGCTACAGGTTCTCTTCGACTTCGGCGACAGCCCGTCGCAGCAGACGCAGGCGATCGTCGTGATCCTCAACCGGGCGGTGCCGCTGTTCCTCGCGGGGCTGGCCGTCTCGGTCGCCTTCCGCATGGGCCTGTTCAACATCGGCGTCGAGGGCCAGTACCGGATGGCGACGGTCATCGCTGCGGGCGCCGGTGCGGCCGTGGTCCTCCCCGCCCCCCTGCACCTGCTGCTGATCATGGTCGTCGCCATGGCGGTCGGCGCCTTCTGGGCCGGGATCGTCGCCGTCCTCAAGGTGACCCGGGGCGTGAGCGAGGTGATCAGCTCGATCATGCTCAACTTCATCGCCCTGGGCACAGCGTCCTACCTGCTCACCGGGCCGCTGCGGGGCAGCGAGGCGGGCGCGGCGATCATCACCACCACGGATATCCCGGAGTCGGGCCGCTTCCCGGCGCTCAACGGGGTGTTCGACGTCCTCGGCCTGGCCCAGCCGCGCACCCAGCTGTACGGCTTCCTGCTCGTGGCGGTCGTCGTGGGCGTCGTCGTCTCGGTGCTGATCAGGCGCACCCGGTTCGGCTTCGACCTGCGCGCGACCGGGCTCTCGCCGTCGGCGGCCACGGCCAGCGGGATCGATGCCCGCGCCATGGTCATCAAGACGATGCTCATCTCCGGCGCGATCGCCGGCCTCATCGGCCTGCCCGACCTGCTGGGGCGGACCTACCACTTCGGCACCGAGTTCACCGCCGGCCTGGGCTTCCTCGGCATCGCGGTGGCGCTCCTCGGCCGCAACAACCCGCTGGGCATCGCGTTCGCCGCGCTGCTGTTCGCCTTCCTCGACCGGGCCGCGGTGCCGCTGCAGTTCGCCGACATCCCTGCCTCGGTCGTCACGATCATCCAGGGCACGATCGTGCTCTCGGTGGTCGTCGCCAACGAGGTCGCCCGCCAGGTCACCCGCCGGCGGGCCGGGCGGGACAGCGGCCAGGGCGACACCGGCACCGCCGCCGGCGGCACCTCCGCCGGTCCCGAGGGTCCGATCGGCACCCGCATCACCGACGACCGCCAGGGAGCCGGAGCATGA
- a CDS encoding ABC transporter ATP-binding protein produces the protein MAAAGAAGGTPPAGDGPGSGAPYAVELRGITKRFPGVVANRDIELRVRRGEVHAIVGENGAGKSTLMKTLYGMHRPDEGTILLDGREASLRSPADAIAAGIGMVHQHFMLADNFTVLENVVLGSEPTKGGRLDRAEARRRIRDISDRYALDLEPDVLVEELGVGDRQRVEIAKVLYRGATTLILDEPTAVLVPQEVDELFGNLGELKREGLTVIFISHKLDEVRKVADSITVIRRGTTVGTADPRTTTAHQLAELMVGSELPSPGARASTVRETPVLQLRGVTVTTPGARRPAVDDVALTVHEGEVVGIAGVEGNGQAELVDAIMGLRSPAGGAVVLAGQDVTGWSTRARREAGVGFIPEDRHRQGMLLDAPLWENRILGHQTRPPAVKGPFIDRKAARSDTQRIMRDYDVRAPGPDTLAVALSGGNQQKLIIGREMSSAPRLLVAAHPTRGVDVGAQSSIWELLKDARAEGMGILLISADLDELIGLSDTLHVMLRGRLVATLDPTALTPEELGGHMTGASGGSVGAA, from the coding sequence ATGGCCGCAGCAGGAGCGGCCGGCGGAACCCCGCCGGCCGGCGACGGACCGGGCTCCGGCGCCCCCTACGCCGTGGAGCTGCGCGGGATCACCAAGCGCTTCCCCGGCGTGGTCGCCAACCGTGACATCGAGCTGCGGGTCCGCCGCGGTGAGGTGCACGCCATCGTGGGCGAGAACGGCGCCGGCAAGTCGACGCTGATGAAGACGCTGTACGGGATGCACCGGCCCGACGAGGGCACGATCCTGCTCGACGGCCGCGAGGCCTCGCTGCGCAGCCCGGCCGACGCCATCGCCGCGGGCATCGGCATGGTGCACCAGCACTTCATGCTGGCCGACAACTTCACCGTCCTCGAGAACGTCGTCCTGGGCAGCGAGCCGACGAAGGGCGGCCGGCTGGACCGGGCCGAGGCGCGCCGCCGCATCCGCGACATCTCCGACCGGTACGCCCTCGACCTCGAGCCCGACGTGCTCGTCGAGGAGCTCGGGGTGGGCGACCGGCAGCGGGTCGAGATCGCGAAGGTCCTGTACCGCGGCGCGACGACCCTCATCCTCGACGAGCCCACCGCCGTCCTGGTGCCGCAGGAGGTCGACGAGCTCTTCGGCAACCTCGGCGAGCTCAAGCGCGAGGGCCTCACCGTCATCTTCATCTCGCACAAGCTCGACGAGGTGCGCAAGGTGGCCGACTCGATCACCGTCATCCGACGGGGCACCACGGTCGGCACCGCCGACCCGAGGACCACCACCGCCCACCAGCTCGCCGAGCTCATGGTCGGCTCGGAGCTGCCCTCGCCGGGCGCCCGGGCGTCCACGGTGCGCGAGACCCCCGTCCTCCAGTTGCGCGGCGTCACCGTCACCACGCCGGGAGCCCGTCGGCCGGCCGTCGACGACGTCGCGCTCACCGTCCACGAGGGCGAGGTCGTCGGCATCGCCGGCGTCGAGGGGAACGGCCAGGCAGAACTCGTCGACGCGATCATGGGCCTGCGGTCGCCGGCCGGAGGCGCGGTCGTCCTCGCCGGCCAGGACGTCACGGGCTGGAGCACCCGGGCCCGCCGCGAGGCCGGGGTGGGCTTCATCCCCGAGGACCGGCACCGCCAGGGCATGCTGCTCGACGCCCCGCTGTGGGAGAACCGGATCCTCGGCCACCAGACCCGTCCGCCGGCGGTCAAGGGACCCTTCATCGACCGCAAGGCCGCCCGCTCGGACACCCAGCGGATCATGCGCGACTACGACGTCCGGGCGCCGGGGCCGGACACGCTGGCCGTCGCCCTCTCCGGCGGCAACCAGCAGAAGCTGATCATCGGGCGGGAGATGAGCTCCGCTCCCCGGCTCCTGGTCGCCGCGCACCCCACCCGGGGTGTCGACGTCGGCGCGCAGTCCTCGATCTGGGAGCTGCTCAAGGACGCCCGCGCGGAGGGGATGGGAATCCTGCTGATCTCCGCCGACCTGGACGAGCTGATCGGCCTGTCCGACACGCTGCACGTGATGCTGCGCGGTCGGCTGGTCGCCACGCTCGACCCGACGGCGCTCACCCCGGAGGAGCTCGGCGGTCACATGACCGGGGCCTCCGGCGGCTCGGTGGGCGCCGCGTGA
- a CDS encoding BMP family ABC transporter substrate-binding protein, protein MTKVAALLLAGGLALAGCASDEDSSAGGASGGGEGDLKVGVAYDTGGRGDKSFNDSAIAGVEAAVKDLGGSVEDDIQELSPNEDGSDRAELLTQLAENGFNPVIAVGFAYGDIIGDIAADYPETQFAIVDTSVADMGVDNLTGLVFAEEEGSFLAGVAAASKSATGHIGFIGGQQSPLIERFEAGYTAGAKAVDPDIIVDTQYLSPAGDPSGFGDPEGGKVAAQGMFQNGADIVFHAAGGSGEGVFEAAVEAGQRAIGVDSDQYASASPEQQAVIMTSMLKRVDNAVEAYIKDFAEGNIDGGVDILNDLSTGGVGLSTSGGFIDDIQDVIEDYRQQIIDGDIEVPTTP, encoded by the coding sequence ATGACGAAGGTCGCGGCGCTGCTGCTGGCCGGCGGCCTGGCCCTTGCGGGTTGTGCCAGCGACGAGGACAGCAGCGCGGGCGGCGCCAGCGGCGGCGGCGAGGGCGACCTCAAGGTCGGTGTCGCCTACGACACCGGCGGTCGTGGCGACAAGTCCTTCAACGACTCGGCGATCGCGGGTGTCGAGGCCGCCGTCAAGGACCTGGGTGGCAGCGTCGAGGACGACATCCAGGAGCTCTCGCCGAACGAGGACGGGTCCGACCGCGCCGAGCTGCTCACCCAGCTCGCCGAGAACGGCTTCAACCCGGTGATCGCGGTCGGCTTCGCCTACGGCGACATCATCGGCGACATCGCCGCCGACTACCCCGAGACCCAGTTCGCCATCGTCGACACCTCGGTCGCCGACATGGGCGTGGACAACCTCACCGGTCTGGTCTTCGCCGAGGAGGAGGGCAGCTTCCTCGCCGGCGTCGCCGCCGCGTCGAAGAGCGCCACCGGGCACATCGGTTTCATCGGTGGCCAGCAGAGCCCGCTGATCGAGAGGTTCGAGGCGGGTTACACGGCCGGTGCCAAGGCCGTCGACCCCGACATCATCGTCGACACCCAGTACCTGTCCCCGGCCGGTGACCCGTCGGGCTTCGGTGACCCCGAGGGCGGCAAGGTCGCGGCGCAGGGGATGTTCCAGAACGGCGCGGACATCGTGTTCCACGCCGCGGGTGGCTCCGGCGAGGGTGTCTTCGAGGCGGCCGTCGAGGCCGGTCAGCGCGCCATCGGCGTCGACTCCGACCAGTACGCGAGCGCCTCGCCCGAGCAGCAGGCCGTCATCATGACGTCGATGCTCAAGCGGGTCGACAACGCGGTGGAGGCCTACATCAAGGACTTCGCCGAGGGGAACATCGACGGCGGCGTCGACATCCTCAACGACCTGTCCACCGGCGGTGTCGGCCTGTCCACCTCGGGCGGCTTCATCGACGACATCCAGGACGTCATCGAGGACTACCGCCAGCAGATCATCGACGGTGACATCGAGGTGCCGACCACCCCGTGA
- a CDS encoding cytidine deaminase, whose protein sequence is MQPDWNALRAAAREAMSHAYAPYSKFPVGVAGLVDDGRVVTGCNVENASYGLGLCAECGMVSDLARTGGGRLVAVTCVGGDGQPLMPCGRCRQLLWEHGGADMLIETVSLGIVPMREVLPDAFGPEDLVAAAERGQG, encoded by the coding sequence ATGCAGCCGGACTGGAACGCGCTGCGGGCCGCGGCCCGCGAGGCGATGAGCCACGCGTACGCGCCGTACTCGAAGTTCCCGGTCGGCGTCGCCGGGCTGGTGGACGACGGCCGCGTGGTCACCGGCTGCAACGTCGAGAACGCCTCGTACGGACTGGGCCTGTGCGCCGAGTGCGGAATGGTCAGCGACCTCGCCCGCACCGGCGGCGGGCGGTTGGTCGCGGTGACCTGCGTCGGCGGGGACGGGCAGCCGCTCATGCCGTGCGGCCGCTGCCGGCAGCTGCTGTGGGAGCACGGCGGCGCGGACATGCTCATCGAGACGGTGTCGCTCGGGATCGTGCCGATGCGCGAGGTGCTGCCCGACGCGTTCGGCCCCGAGGACCTGGTCGCCGCCGCCGAGCGGGGGCAGGGCTGA
- a CDS encoding ABC transporter permease, with the protein MSTATTAPGTASGRGPLTELFLGGGRARRFAWLFVGLVLLMSLVRIVSGQQALTSSSTFAAALLLAVPIGLAALGGLFAERAGVVNIGLEGMMILGTWGAGWAGYQWGWVAAIIGGAVFGALGGLLHAVATVTFGVDHVVSGVAINILAEGVVRFLSELLYAGGAEGGGVTQSPALASRPPNFSLPVLSSGPDLLGDIEGARIFLVSDVAGLLRGLTSGVGVLTLIAVLLVPASYLLLWRTAFGLRLRSCGENPAAADSLGVPVHRLKYLAVIISGALAGLGGVALVFVANIYREGQTGGRGFIGLAALIFGNWRPGGLAAGAGLFGYADGLQLRSRGAVVALLLLIAVLLLAVAFYQAGRRRLLQAVLAVVFAAASLVAFLTIEELPEGIVSFTPHLITLLVLSLAAQRLRMPKADGLVYRRGEH; encoded by the coding sequence ATGAGCACCGCGACGACCGCACCCGGCACCGCTTCCGGCCGCGGTCCGCTCACCGAGCTCTTCCTCGGCGGCGGCCGGGCGCGCCGCTTCGCCTGGCTGTTCGTCGGCCTGGTGCTGCTCATGTCGCTGGTCCGCATCGTCTCCGGTCAGCAGGCGCTCACCTCGTCGTCGACCTTCGCGGCGGCGCTGCTGCTGGCGGTGCCGATCGGCCTGGCCGCGCTCGGCGGGCTGTTCGCCGAGCGGGCGGGCGTGGTCAACATCGGCCTCGAGGGCATGATGATCCTCGGCACCTGGGGCGCCGGCTGGGCCGGCTACCAGTGGGGCTGGGTCGCCGCGATCATCGGCGGCGCGGTCTTCGGCGCGTTGGGCGGGCTGCTGCACGCGGTCGCCACCGTCACCTTCGGCGTCGACCACGTCGTCTCCGGCGTCGCGATCAACATCCTCGCCGAGGGCGTCGTGCGGTTCCTGTCCGAGCTGCTCTACGCCGGCGGGGCGGAGGGCGGTGGCGTCACCCAGTCGCCGGCGCTGGCGAGCCGGCCGCCGAACTTCTCGCTCCCGGTGCTCTCCTCGGGACCGGACCTGCTGGGCGACATCGAGGGCGCCCGCATCTTCCTCGTCTCCGACGTCGCCGGCCTGCTCCGCGGACTCACCAGCGGCGTCGGGGTGCTCACCCTGATCGCCGTGCTGCTGGTGCCGGCCAGCTACCTGCTGCTGTGGCGCACCGCGTTCGGCCTCCGGCTGCGCTCGTGCGGTGAGAACCCGGCGGCGGCCGACTCCCTCGGCGTCCCGGTCCACCGGCTCAAGTACCTCGCGGTGATCATCTCCGGGGCGCTGGCCGGGCTGGGCGGCGTCGCCCTGGTGTTCGTGGCCAACATCTACCGCGAGGGGCAGACCGGCGGCCGCGGCTTCATCGGCCTGGCGGCGCTGATCTTCGGCAACTGGCGCCCCGGTGGCCTGGCGGCCGGCGCGGGCCTGTTCGGCTACGCCGACGGCCTGCAGCTGCGCAGCCGGGGCGCGGTGGTCGCGCTGCTGCTGCTCATCGCGGTCCTGCTGCTGGCCGTCGCGTTCTACCAGGCCGGCCGGCGCCGGCTCCTCCAGGCGGTGCTCGCCGTGGTGTTCGCGGCCGCCAGCCTGGTGGCCTTCCTGACCATCGAGGAGCTGCCCGAGGGCATCGTCTCGTTCACCCCGCACCTGATCACGCTGCTGGTGCTCTCCCTGGCCGCCCAGCGGCTGCGGATGCCCAAGGCGGACGGACTCGTGTACCGACGAGGAGAACACTGA